The proteins below are encoded in one region of Paenibacillus albus:
- a CDS encoding MmcQ/YjbR family DNA-binding protein, with protein sequence MSHPIGMQTAEGKEMLKQVRRICEALPEATEFIDGHGHTSFKVREKTFIMMSDYGMNFKSDLETQEILIQEEHFYRPAYIGHRGWIGIREPKDWAEMATLLKEAYLRAAPKRLVKQVLEAE encoded by the coding sequence ATGTCACATCCGATTGGCATGCAAACGGCGGAGGGGAAGGAAATGCTGAAGCAGGTGCGTCGCATCTGCGAAGCGCTGCCCGAAGCGACCGAGTTCATCGACGGTCACGGTCACACGTCGTTCAAAGTAAGAGAGAAGACGTTCATTATGATGAGCGACTATGGCATGAACTTCAAGTCTGACCTGGAGACGCAGGAGATCCTTATCCAGGAGGAACACTTCTACCGGCCTGCCTACATCGGGCACCGGGGCTGGATCGGCATCCGCGAGCCGAAGGACTGGGCGGAGATGGCGACTCTGCTGAAGGAAGCCTACCTTCGCGCCGCGCCTAAACGGCTGGTGAAGCAGGTACTGGAGGCGGAGTAA
- a CDS encoding ROK family protein — protein sequence MLTFAGLDIGGTKCAITLGRATDHDIDIIAKTSFPTASTPHETLQQLLHELDNLLEQHPDDKTRLQTIGISCGGPLDSTRGLILSPPNLPNWDHIDVITPFQQYFGVPVGLQNDANACALAEWQWGAGRGTRNMIFLTFGTGMGAGLILDGRLYAGTNDNAGEVGHMRLAEDGPVGYNKAGSFEGFCSGGGIARLAQSLVSRRLEHGEQLPSFGSLDTITTKAVAEAAQNGDPDAVQIFREVGRQLGRGLALLIDILNPQKVVIGSIYARQQELLQPCMLEELRKEALPGSLSVCEIVPAGLGEQVGDYAALSVARALYLKG from the coding sequence ATGCTGACTTTTGCCGGACTAGATATAGGCGGAACCAAGTGTGCGATTACTCTTGGACGAGCCACCGATCACGACATCGACATCATCGCCAAAACATCTTTTCCAACCGCTTCAACTCCTCACGAAACACTTCAGCAATTACTTCACGAGCTAGACAACTTATTAGAGCAGCACCCGGATGACAAAACAAGACTGCAGACCATTGGCATCAGCTGCGGCGGACCGCTGGACAGCACGCGAGGCCTTATTCTCTCGCCCCCAAACCTGCCGAATTGGGATCATATTGATGTCATCACACCGTTTCAACAGTACTTCGGAGTACCCGTCGGACTTCAAAATGACGCCAACGCCTGTGCGCTCGCCGAATGGCAATGGGGGGCAGGACGAGGCACACGCAATATGATCTTCCTCACCTTTGGCACCGGCATGGGAGCGGGGCTTATTCTGGATGGCCGGCTCTATGCGGGGACGAACGACAATGCCGGCGAAGTCGGGCATATGCGGCTGGCCGAAGATGGGCCGGTCGGGTACAACAAGGCCGGGTCGTTCGAAGGCTTCTGCAGCGGAGGCGGTATTGCGCGGCTAGCGCAGTCTCTGGTAAGCCGGCGATTGGAGCATGGCGAGCAGCTGCCTTCATTCGGATCGCTGGACACGATTACGACCAAAGCTGTCGCGGAAGCGGCGCAGAATGGCGACCCGGATGCGGTGCAGATTTTCCGGGAGGTAGGGCGTCAGCTAGGACGTGGACTCGCATTATTAATTGATATTCTCAATCCGCAGAAGGTTGTCATCGGCAGTATCTATGCGCGTCAGCAGGAGCTGCTGCAGCCTTGCATGCTCGAGGAGCTTCGCAAGGAAGCGTTGCCAGGCTCATTGTCTGTCTGCGAGATCGTTCCGGCAGGGCTCGGCGAGCAAGTCGGCGACTACGCCGCACTGTCTGTCGCAAGGGCGTTGTATTTGAAGGGATAG
- a CDS encoding D-sedoheptulose-7-phosphate isomerase yields MNKHLVALQHNYPDIAECIPAIEQAYELLERCYREGGQLLVAGNGGSASDSEHIVGELMKGFLLPRPVPQQFRDTITGLFPEDGAMLCEQLQGALPALSLVSQNAFNTAFANDRSYETAFAQQVYGYGREGDVFLGLSTSGNSRNVVHAVQVAKAKGLRTIALTGGTGGKLKELCDVTIVVPYSATPAIQERHLPIYHTLCIMLEEAFFGSC; encoded by the coding sequence ATGAACAAGCATCTTGTCGCGCTTCAGCACAATTACCCCGATATCGCCGAGTGCATCCCTGCCATCGAGCAAGCCTATGAGCTGCTCGAGCGCTGTTACCGCGAAGGCGGACAGCTGCTCGTTGCCGGCAATGGAGGCAGCGCCTCGGACAGCGAGCATATCGTCGGCGAGCTAATGAAGGGCTTCCTGCTGCCGCGCCCTGTGCCGCAGCAGTTCCGAGACACCATCACGGGGCTGTTCCCCGAAGACGGTGCCATGCTATGCGAGCAGCTGCAGGGGGCACTTCCCGCGCTGTCGCTTGTTAGTCAGAACGCCTTCAACACGGCATTTGCGAATGACCGGTCGTACGAGACGGCTTTTGCCCAGCAGGTTTACGGATATGGCAGGGAGGGAGATGTGTTCCTCGGCCTTAGCACATCGGGCAATTCGCGCAACGTCGTCCATGCCGTGCAGGTCGCCAAGGCGAAAGGGCTTCGGACCATCGCGCTAACTGGCGGCACCGGCGGTAAATTGAAAGAGCTATGCGATGTCACGATTGTGGTGCCTTACTCGGCGACGCCGGCTATTCAAGAGCGTCATCTTCCGATCTATCATACACTTTGCATTATGCTGGAGGAGGCCTTCTTCGGATCATGCTGA
- a CDS encoding polysaccharide deacetylase family protein, which produces MAAAAATIYNEVKTEEKLLAFTFDDGPNPEWTPQFLEQFKAYGGKATFYVHGTNMEKYPDIARRIVEEGHELGNHSYSHPHLPELDREGQAAELQRAEQLITAVTGSRPKTFRPPYLAVNDELLDVAGEFGYAVIHGVNLNANDWDMPGISHIVDTTLAVMRSGSILLFHDGFGDRSQSLAAISILLEKAAAQGYRFVTVSELLGLQSKQ; this is translated from the coding sequence ATGGCGGCAGCTGCAGCGACAATTTACAATGAAGTGAAGACAGAGGAGAAGCTTCTGGCGTTCACGTTCGACGACGGGCCGAACCCGGAATGGACACCGCAGTTCCTAGAACAGTTTAAGGCGTATGGAGGGAAAGCGACCTTCTACGTTCACGGCACGAATATGGAGAAGTACCCGGACATTGCGAGGCGCATTGTGGAAGAAGGGCATGAGCTCGGCAACCATAGCTACTCGCATCCACATCTTCCGGAGCTCGACCGAGAGGGGCAGGCAGCGGAGCTTCAGCGGGCAGAGCAGCTGATTACCGCGGTAACCGGCTCGCGTCCGAAGACGTTTCGCCCGCCTTATCTGGCTGTGAACGACGAGCTGCTGGACGTTGCGGGCGAGTTCGGCTACGCGGTTATTCACGGCGTTAATCTTAATGCGAATGATTGGGATATGCCCGGCATCTCGCATATTGTGGATACGACCCTTGCAGTCATGCGAAGCGGGAGCATCCTGCTATTCCATGATGGATTCGGCGACCGTTCGCAATCGCTCGCTGCCATCTCGATTCTGCTCGAGAAAGCGGCCGCGCAGGGTTACCGGTTTGTTACGGTGAGCGAGTTGCTCGGACTTCAATCCAAGCAGTAG
- a CDS encoding family 43 glycosylhydrolase, translating to MKKRGKRTSILLASACLLIIAIAGIWMERDWMDKGTLDSPGIYNGHGGTFKNTLAEMDTPDPSVIYQDGYYYMTFTHNGADVMVMKSRTLDFRQAQSKTVWNPPIDTAYSANLWAPEIQYIQGKWYIYFAADDGLNENHRMYVLEADTDDPMGDYTFKGQVKDETNKWAIDGLAMEHEGKLYFVWSGWEGDVNVQQNTYIAPMSDPLTISGPRVLLNEPTLDWEQAGGPPYIDEGQSILKKAGRLFIVYSGAGSWTPFYSLGMLALDPGTDPLVAANWKKSEQPLLQMDEQAGVFGPGHNSFVTSPDGTEDWIVYHATTSSSDGWNNRRARAQRVSWNEAGMPEFGKPLSLATAIAVPTGAGVIKSEYAKKAGERVEFDGIPATLAAEVPLLIHYRNTSGGSLPVDLLVNGDKMAAPVELAPTKVEQTGYVYTQAALQQSDNNVISLPAAIAGLETTAIEIPRYEAESAEFKGSTEMEENLFASGLGVVKLAPSGEAGGTGNAGKVKSTSTVQFTNIAVPEKRDYTLRIAASNAGKQTARLKVVIDGEKTMTVEVAKTKRNQFVPVDVTVSLKAGVHMIHMETVSDQVSMDYIDIIG from the coding sequence GTGAAGAAACGCGGCAAACGAACAAGCATCCTGCTCGCCTCAGCCTGCTTGCTGATCATAGCGATTGCAGGAATTTGGATGGAGCGTGATTGGATGGATAAAGGAACGTTAGATTCGCCTGGCATTTATAATGGACATGGAGGAACGTTCAAGAATACGCTGGCGGAGATGGATACGCCGGACCCGAGTGTCATTTATCAAGATGGCTATTATTACATGACATTCACGCATAATGGCGCGGATGTGATGGTCATGAAGTCGAGAACGCTGGACTTCCGCCAGGCACAGAGCAAGACGGTCTGGAATCCGCCGATAGATACAGCGTATTCAGCGAATCTATGGGCACCAGAAATTCAGTATATTCAAGGCAAATGGTATATTTATTTCGCTGCCGATGACGGCTTAAACGAGAATCACCGCATGTATGTATTGGAAGCGGATACAGATGACCCAATGGGTGATTATACGTTCAAAGGCCAGGTCAAGGACGAGACGAACAAATGGGCAATTGACGGCCTTGCGATGGAGCATGAAGGGAAGCTGTACTTTGTTTGGTCCGGCTGGGAAGGCGACGTGAATGTGCAGCAAAACACCTATATTGCGCCGATGAGCGATCCGCTGACGATCAGTGGCCCGCGCGTGCTGTTGAATGAGCCGACACTCGATTGGGAGCAGGCGGGAGGTCCGCCCTATATTGATGAGGGGCAGTCCATTCTAAAGAAGGCCGGACGTCTCTTCATCGTCTATTCGGGAGCGGGCAGCTGGACGCCGTTCTATAGTCTTGGCATGCTGGCGCTTGATCCTGGAACAGATCCGCTAGTCGCGGCCAATTGGAAGAAGTCCGAGCAGCCGCTGCTTCAGATGGATGAGCAGGCGGGCGTTTTCGGTCCAGGACATAATTCCTTTGTCACTTCGCCTGACGGAACAGAGGATTGGATCGTTTACCATGCCACGACGAGCAGCTCGGACGGCTGGAACAACCGCCGTGCAAGAGCGCAGCGCGTGAGCTGGAATGAGGCAGGCATGCCGGAGTTCGGCAAGCCATTATCGCTGGCTACAGCGATTGCCGTTCCGACGGGAGCGGGAGTCATCAAGTCCGAGTATGCGAAGAAAGCAGGTGAGCGGGTGGAGTTCGATGGCATCCCTGCGACGCTTGCTGCGGAAGTGCCGCTGCTTATTCACTATCGCAATACGAGCGGTGGCTCGCTGCCCGTGGATTTATTGGTGAATGGCGACAAGATGGCTGCACCAGTAGAGCTGGCTCCAACGAAAGTAGAGCAGACCGGATATGTGTACACGCAAGCTGCTTTGCAACAATCGGATAACAATGTCATTTCACTGCCTGCTGCAATAGCAGGACTGGAAACTACGGCAATTGAAATCCCTCGCTATGAAGCAGAGAGTGCGGAATTCAAAGGGAGTACGGAGATGGAGGAGAATCTGTTTGCGTCCGGCTTGGGAGTCGTTAAGCTTGCGCCAAGCGGTGAGGCTGGAGGCACTGGCAACGCTGGCAAAGTCAAATCCACATCCACTGTACAATTCACGAATATTGCTGTTCCGGAGAAACGCGACTATACGCTGCGCATTGCTGCTTCGAATGCAGGCAAGCAAACAGCTCGTTTGAAGGTAGTGATCGACGGCGAGAAGACGATGACGGTGGAAGTGGCGAAGACGAAGCGGAATCAGTTCGTTCCTGTTGATGTCACCGTGAGCCTGAAGGCTGGCGTTCACATGATCCACATGGAGACGGTATCAGACCAGGTAAGCATGGATTACATAGACATAATAGGTTAA